A genomic stretch from Neodiprion fabricii isolate iyNeoFabr1 chromosome 3, iyNeoFabr1.1, whole genome shotgun sequence includes:
- the LOC124177518 gene encoding fibrillin-2-like isoform X2, which produces MHWARSVRLHLRLHGPSVRDRLQNWTLFHEDIDECEAIPGLCEGGKCVNTLGSFTCECPQGQVRNEETNACEDEDECLHEGICTDGRCVNTEGGFYCLCNPGFIQSQDQQYCIDGRQGLCYTAVNRNGQCKNRLEIRLSKQDCCCGKNMGRGWGDLCYKCPAEGSDEHRKLCQESAKYTLDECAIRPGICGNGKCTDKTDGYECQCFPGYENKRGSCVDIDECRLGKCKGGNCVNLPGKFECHCPPGFVVSGDNEYCTDHDECQDTGMCANGRCINMDGSHKCECNDGYSLSPGQNACADIDECLDNPRICLNGRCENTQGSYHCVCQPGFTASRDNTFCVDMDECVSGMCDNGKCVNMEGSFKCVCDPGFRLGPDHRHCIDIDECQSQPCHNGRCVNTPGSFWCECHVGFNLGPEGRSCLDTRRDLCYSQYRDGQCSNPTSTAVTRSSCCCCTVILGQPMAWGSNCQPCPVPGTSEFDALCPHGSGMTYNGDDINECALNPNICVNGGCENLMGTHRCICDTGYEVDAAGKLCTDIDECALEETLCSGGQCRNTPGSFQCTCPTGTRLNTYNQMCEDVDECLELGPDACINGICINGQGSYECMCSPGYILDNTGHICIDNRKGTCWTKMVHGRCENNLPRLTLRSECCCSVGLAWGSPCEKCDHSLCECSVGYAKVDGKSCTDVNECELNAGICKGGGTCVNTDGSYRCECPPGLTLDTTQTTCIDTREESCYTEYRHGQCLNSIEGRFSRSLCCCSVGRAWGTDKCEACPKPGSQARAELCPKGPGFGERKDINECTEFPNMCVNGRCKNTIGSYSCRCNQGYALDENGIRCVDIDECSIMHGVCGNGTCRNTQGNFQCDCYPGYQSSEIMKICMDINECETTPGLCRGGTCVNTEGSFKCVCPPGHELAPDKESCKDIDECSRTSGICSNGVCENMMGTYQCVCDEGYQQTGLKSHCEDIDECSATNGGCENICLNTPGSFSCSCSTGFALNLDGRSCTDVDECKGNMRICNGGKCMNTLGSYTCTCTDGLLPGSDGTSCIDVDECVSQPHVCGYGQCDNTIGSYNCRCEEGYSVKPDNAREGCTDDDECMLDAYTCSEFADCQNTQGSYSCTCQEGFAGNGVECRDINECLTNNGGCDANAQCINTEGSFKCVCDAGFKGDGHSCKDLDECSNDSTLCENGHCLNYPGSFRCECEMGFMHPDENNEQACVDIDECDLFNNLCVYGKCENIFSMFRCECDDGYKLDSSGGNCTDIDECESPQSCQYGTCINTDGKYLCECPANHELVEAGNACVDRRISSCFTGYEVGSNRPQCIFDMSAAVTKATCCCSVGTAWGNRCEACPEFGSAEYNELCPSGPGYRPNSITVIMEDINECEEHDNICQNGHCTNTFGSFMCSCDEGYELDHTKTNCIDVDECSRHPDICGVGRCINDQGKYHCECPDGYMPMPGGKECVDMRRERCYTSFESGTCDHPMMRPQTRMLCCCSIGAAWGSPCERCPRKGTQEYVTLCGREPGQIKNPITNHTVEIDECSLMPTMCSHGRCLNTPGSFECQCKLGYIYDEDSHQCIDENECQQVPSPCRGNAQCINEQGLYKCLCPAGYKLGIDQRDCVDIDECYENPGVCSNGVCKNLQGSFQCACNQGFQLTRDRDSCVDIDECKRSQNVCNNGSCINTLGSYKCFCYEGFKLGPNNDCEDVDECRIMPFLCRNGRCRNTVGSFSCECADGYVLAQEKQHCRDIDECREVSDLCPQPGRCQNLMGSYVCHCPPGYELDETKKSCLDIDECAESEDFCENGRCINTEGGVICECPVGYQLSEKIDSMRCIDVREERCYDVFSRGQCLEPREGGITKKHCCCTMAMAWGRYCEECPIEGTEEFQRLCPEGPGRDDLGIDLNECLFMPDACVGGDCINTDGSFRCECPPGYVLDASGKKCIDDNECLNVQNICGNGTCTNVDGGFECSCNEGFTPGPNQVCEDINECLELGNQCAFRCHNVPGSFRCICPYGYALAADGLHCIDVDECTTPANNCRFECKNLIGTFICICPPGYQKIGMTDECKDINECAINSGLCRHGYCRNIDGGYRCDCWEGFELSHDGKSCIDRRSGYCFQQTIGGRCVTRTFDQPKVTKADCCCTMGAAWGSHCEMCPSRDLDDYNELCLEKGYSVDGQDIDECRTIPDLCRNGMCINTLGSYRCICNKGYKPVGSGTHCVDINECELSSKPCRYNCQNTEGGFICSCPVGFILNPDGVSCRDLDECATGNHLCQQECINTQGSYTCGCREGYTQHGDSCHDIDECTEIPGTCPKPGNCVNTLGSFRCICPRGFKLDNTGTLCSDTNECADDSSCEHGCQNLMGSYRCGCPEGFVQHLYYNQCIDENECSGSPCGDNACINTIGSYRCGCPDGYQFDNSMQVCVQVSAGCAGSPCSFGCVPNGANGFTCSCPTGYQRIGQGHCLSTINPLAPVGGVGVGGISYGEDIGNVPTYPINPDPYHIPPSDDKIISTEGCFSCKVNGNGGRHRRGARGRSMARYNGTSDMQELITKIRTSKSLSRKRSRKVKRHHHGEEHVLKISLQQTKHRMRIIKLQPAVKHKDIEYTVTRGNDKNQFEIVKRHGVWALHFRKRMKSAGHFLVEIHGRPANGSIGENEIWEKPLTFRVHLIVTK; this is translated from the exons ATGCATTGGGCCCGATCGGTGCGCTTGCATCTACGGTTACACGGGCCGTCGGTGCGAGACCGACTACAGAACTGGACCCTGTTTCACGAAG ACATCGATGAGTGTGAGGCGATTCCGGGACTCTGCGAGGGCGGTAAGTGCGTCAACACCCTAGGTTCGTTTACTTGCGAGTGTCCCCAGGGTCAAGTGAGAAACGAAGAAACTAATGCCTGCGAGGATGAAGACGAGTGTCTTCATGAAGGGATATGTACTGACGGACGATGCGTCAATACTGAAGGTGGATTCTACTGTCTCTGTAATCCTGGATTTATTCAGAGTCAGGATCAGCAGTATTGCATCG ACGGACGTCAGGGCCTCTGCTACACGGCGGTGAACAGAAATGGCCAGTGTAAGAATCGGCTCGAGATTAGACTCAGTAAGCAGGACTGTTGTTGCGGTAAAAACATGGGCCGAGGCTGGGGTGACTTATGCTACAAGTGCCCAGCAGAGGGAAGTG ACGAGCACAGGAAGCTGTGCCAGGAGTCGGCGAAGTACACACTCGACGAGTGCGCGATTAGACCAGGGATATGCGGAAATGGTAAATGCACTGACAAGACGGATGGATACGAGTGCCAGTGCTTTCCAGGATATGAGAACAAGAGGGGCAGCTGCGTGGACATCGACGAATGTCGTTTGGGGAAGTGCAAAGGAGGAAACTGTGTTAACTTACCTGGAAAATTCGAGTGTCATTGTCCTCCCGGGTTCGTCGTATCAGGCGATAATGAATACTGCACAG ATCACGACGAGTGCCAAGATACGGGCATGTGTGCAAACGGTCGGTGCATAAACATGGACGGATCTCACAAGTGCGAGTGTAACGACGGCTACTCATTGTCACCAGGGCAAAATGCATGTGCGG ATATCGACGAGTGCCTGGATAACCCAAGGATCTGTCTTAACGGAAGATGCGAGAACACGCAAGGGTCATATCACTGTGTTTGTCAACCCGGCTTCACCGCATCAAGAGACAACACCTTCTGCGTGGATATGGACGAGTGTGTGTCGGGGATGTGCGATAACGGGAAATGCGTTAATATGGAGGGTTCTTTCAAGTGCGTCTGCGACCCTGGCTTCCGCCTTGGACCCGATCACAGGCACTGCATCG ATATCGACGAGTGTCAGAGCCAGCCATGCCACAACGGCCGTTGCGTGAATACTCCTGGAAGTTTCTGGTGCGAATGCCACGTTGGTTTCAACCTTGGTCCCGAGGGAAGGTCTTGTCTGG ACACACGAAGAGATTTGTGTTACTCCCAGTACAGGGACGGCCAGTGCTCAAATCCAACCTCCACTGCTGTCACCAGATccagctgctgctgctgtacGGTTATACTTGGTCAGCCAATGGCTTGGGGTAGCAATTGCCAGCCGTGTCCTGTCCCGGGCACGAGCGAGTTTGATGCTCTCTGTCCCCATGGATCAGGGATGACGTACAATGGCGACG ACATAAACGAGTGTGCCCTGAATCCGAATATTTGTGTGAACGGTGGCTGCGAAAACCTGATGGGAACGCATCGCTGCATATGTGACACTGGCTATGAAGTAGATGCAGCGGGCAAACTATGCACGGACATTGATGAATGCGCGTTGGAAGAAACTCTCTGCAGTGGCGGGCAATGCCGAAACACCCCAGGAAGTTTTCAG TGCACCTGTCCAACTGGCACCAGGCTGAACACCTACAACCAGATGTGCGAGGACGTTGATGAGTGCCTGGAACTCGGACCCGATGCTTGCATCAATGGCATCTGTATCAACGGTCAGGGATCATACGAGTGTATGTGCAGTCCCGGATATATACTCGACAACACTGGACACATATGCATAG ATAAcagaaaaggcacctgctggaCAAAGATGGTTCATGGACGGTGCGAGAACAACCTTCCACGTCTTACCCTGAGGTCAGAGTGCTGCTGTTCGGTCGGTCTAGCCTGGGGAAGTCCGTGTGAGAAGTGCGATCACTCTCTGTGCGAGTGCTCCGTAGGCTACGCGAAGGTTGACGGAAAGTCATGCACCGACGTCAACGAGTGTGAACTTAATGCTGGCATATGCAAAGGCGGTGGAACATGCGTCAACACCGACGGTTCTTACCGGTGCGAATGCCCGCCGGGTCTCACCCTCGACACCACGC aAACAACTTGCATTGACACCAGAGAAGAGTCCTGCTACACAGAGTACAGACACGGGCAGTGCTTAAACTCGATCGAGGGACGATTCTCTCGGAGTCTTTGCTGCTGCTCTGTAGGTCGAGCATGGGGTACCGATAAGTGCGAGGCCTGCCCCAAGCCCGGGTCGCAGGCGCGAGCTGAGCTGTGTCCTAAGGGTCCCGGCTTTGGCGAACGGAAGGATATTAATGAGTGCACTGAATTCCCCAACATGTGTGTGAACGGCAGGTGCAAAAACACCATTGGCAGTTATAGCTGTAGGTGTAACCAGGGGTACGCACTCGACGAAAACGGAATAAGATGCGTAG ATATTGATGAATGCAGTATCATGCACGGCGTGTGTGGTAACGGCACCTGTCGCAACACCCAGGGAAATTTCCAGTGCGATTGCTATCCTGGCTACCAGAGTAgcgaaattatgaaaatatgcATGG ATATAAACGAGTGCGAAACAACACCGGGATTGTGCCGAGGAGGTACGTGCGTTAATACGGAGGGAAGCTTCAAGTGTGTATGTCCGCCGGGACACGAACTTGCTCCCGATAAAGAATCCTGCAAGGATATAGACGAGTGTTCCAGGACCAGTGGTATATGTTCAAATGGCGTGTGCGAGAACATGATGGGAACTTATCAATGTGTTTGCGATGAAGGATATCAACAAACTGGGCTGAAGTCCCATTGCGAGGACATTGACGAGTGCTCCGCAACTAATGGAGGATGCGAAAACATCTGCCTCAACACACCCGGTAGCTTCTCATGCTCTTGCAG CACCGGATTCGCGTTGAATCTTGATGGACGCTCATGCACAGACGTAGACGAATGCAAAGGAAATATGAGGATTTGTAACGGTGGAAAATGCATGAACACTTTGGGCAGCTACACGTGCACGTGTACAGATGGATTGCTGCCCGGTAGCGATGGAACTTCCTGCATCG ACGTTGACGAGTGCGTGTCGCAGCCCCACGTTTGCGGTTATGGTCAATGCGATAACACGATCGGTTCATACAACTGCCGTTGCGAGGAGGGATATTCCGTAAAGCCGGATAATGCTAGAGAAGGGTGCACAGATGACGATGAGTGCATGCTTGATGCGTACACCTGTAGTGAGTTTGCCGACTGCCAAAATACTCAGGGATCTTACTCGTGCACGTGTCAGGAAGGTTTTGCCGGGAACGGGGTTGAGTGCAGGGACATAAACGAATGTCTGACTAACAACGGGGGTTGCGACGCAAACGCTCAGTGCATCAACACCGAGGGGTCATTCAAG TGCGTGTGCGATGCTGGATTCAAGGGCGACGGTCATTCCTGCAAGGATTTGGACGAATGTTCGAATGACTCAACACTTTGCGAAAACGGCCACTGCCTCAATTACCCCGGTTCTTTCCGGTGCGAGTGCGAGATGGGATTCATGCACCCTGACGAGAACAACGAGCAGGCCTGTGTCGACATTGACGAGTGCGATTTGTTCAACAATCTTTGCGTGTATGGTAAATGTGAGAACATATTCAGCATGTTCCGTTGTGAATGTGACGATGGCTACAAGCTCGACAGCTCTGGAGGGAACTGCACTGACATCGATGAGTGCGAAAGTCCTCAGTCCTGCCAGTACGGTACCTGCATCAACACTGACGGCAAATATCTCTGCGAGTGTCCTGCTAATCATGAGCTGGTCGAGGCCGGAAACGCTTGCGTAG ATAGAAGAATTTCCTCGTGTTTCACTGGATACGAAGTTGGCAGTAACAGGCCTCAGTGCATTTTTGACATGTCAGCTGCTGTAACTAAGGCGACCTGCTGCTGCAGTGTGGGAACTGCTTGGGGCAATCGATGTGAGGCTTGTCCCGAATTTGGAAGTGCGGAGTACAACGAGCTCTGCCCAAGTGGTCCTGGTTATCGACCAAACTCCATCACCGTCATTATGGAGGACATAAACGAGTGTGAAGAACACGATAACATTTGTCAGAATGGCCACTGCACAAACACATTTGGAAGCTTTATGTGCTCCTGCGACGAAGGTTACGAACTCGATCATACCAAAACGAACTGCATTG ACGTTGACGAGTGTAGTCGACATCCTGATATATGTGGCGTTGGACGTTGCATCAACGATCAGGGAAAATATCACTGCGAATGTCCCGACGGTTACATGCCGATGCCTGGAGGAA AGGAGTGCGTTGATATGAGGAGAGAGAGGTGCTATACAAGCTTCGAGTCCGGAACCTGCGACCATCCCATGATGCGACCACAAACTCGAATGTTGTGCTGTTGTTCAATTGGTGCAGCGTGGGGCAGTCCTTGTGAAAGATGCCCTCGTAAGGGAACTC AGGAATACGTAACGCTTTGCGGCCGGGAGCCTGGACAGATCAAGAACCCGATAACTAACCACACGGTTGAGATCGATGAGTGTTCCCTGATGCCTACGATGTGTTCTCATGGTCGGTGTCTGAACACTCCAGGAAGTTTTGAGTGCCAGTGCAAGCTTGGTTATATTTATGACGAGGACTCACATCAGTGCATAGACGAGAACGAGTGTCAACAGGTTCCGAGCCCTTGCCGCGGTAACGCTCAGTGCATTAACGAGCAGGGTTTATACAAGTGTCTCTGTCCGGCCGGATACAAACTTGGGATCGATCAGAGAGACTGCGTTGATATCGACGAGTGCTACGAGAACCCCGGCGTTTGCAGTAACGGGGTATGCAAAAACCTGCAGGGTAGTTTCCAGTGCGCTTGCAATCAAGGGTTCCAGCTCACCCGAGACAGGGACTCTTGCGTTGATATTGACGAGTGCAAGCGCAGTCAGAACGTATGTAACAATGGATCGTGCATTAACACTCTTGGAAGTTACAAATGTTTCTGTTACGAGGGATTTAAGCTTGGTCCTAACAATGACTGTGAGG ACGTCGACGAGTGCAGAATTATGCCATTCCTGTGTCGAAATGGAAGGTGTCGTAACACGGTCGGTTCATTCAGTTGCGAATGCGCTGACGGCTACGTCTTAGCGCAGGAAAAACAACACTGCCGAGATATCGACGAATGTCGCGAG GTGTCAGATCTGTGCCCACAGCCAGGAAGATGTCAAAACCTTATGGGTTCTTATGTCTGCCACTGTCCACCGGGATACGAGCTCGATGAAACGAAGAAGAGCTGCCTCG ACATTGACGAATGCGCCGAGTCGGAGGATTTCTGTGAAAACGGCCGATGCATCAACACCGAGGGAGGTGTAATCTGTGAATGTCCAGTGGGGTATCAGCTCAGCGAGAAGATCGACTCTATGAGGTGTATCGACGTTCGGGAGGAGCGGTGCTACGATGTTTTCAGTAGAGGTCAATGCTTGGAACCTCGCGAGGGAGGAATTACAAAGAAGCACTGTTGCTGCACAATGGCAATGGCGTGGGGCCGTTACTGCGAAGAATGCCCCATAGAAGGAACTG AGGAGTTTCAGAGATTGTGTCCTGAGGGTCCAGGCCGGGACGACCTTGGGATTGACCTCAATGAGTGTCTCTTCATGCCAGATGCCTGTGTCGGTGGTGATTGCATCAACACTGATGGGTCATTTAGGTGTGAGTGTCCACCTGGGTACGTGCTCGATGCCTCCGGAAAGAAGTGCATCGATGACAACGAATGCCTCAATGTCCAGAATATTTGTGGCAACGGCACCTGCACCAATGTTGACGGAGGTTTCGAATGCTCCTGCAATGAAGGATTCACACCTGGACCCAATCAAGTATGTGAGGACATAAACGAATGCCTGGAATTGGGAAACCAATGCGCATTCAGATGCCACAACGTCCCAGGATCGTTCCGATGCATATGTCCCTATGGATACGCTCTTGCCGCTGATGGTCTCCACTGTATTG ACGTGGACGAGTGCACTACCCCGGCAAACAATTGCAGATTTGAATGTAAGAATCTGATTGGAACATTTATATGCATCTGCCCACCCGGATACCAAAAAATCGGAATGACAGATGAGTGCAAGGATATAAATGAGTGCGCGATAAATTCTGGACTTTGCCGTCACGGATACTGTCGCAATATCGATGGTGGGTATCGCTGCGACTGCTGGGAAGGATTTGAGCTGAGTCACGATGGAAAGTCCTGTATTG ATCGCAGATCCGGCTATTGCTTCCAACAAACAATTGGGGGTCGTTGCGTAACACGAACATTTGACCAGCCAAAGGTCACTAAGGCCGATTGTTGTTGCACCATGGGAGCCGCTTGGGGATCACATTGCGAGATGTGTCCATCACGTGACTTGGATGACTATAACGAACTCTGCCTCGAAAAAGGATATTCGGTGGACGGTCAAG ACATTGACGAGTGCAGAACGATCCCTGATCTCTGCAGAAATGGAATGTGTATAAACACCCTCGGATCGTACAGATGCATATGCAACAAGGGATATAAACCGGTTGGATCGGGAACACATTGCGTCG ACATAAACGAGTGCGAGCTGAGTTCGAAGCCGTGCAGATACAACTGCCAGAACACAGAAGGAGGCTTTATATGCTCGTGTCCTGTCGGTTTCATCCTGAATCCGGACGGCGTGAGCTGTCGAGACTTGGACGAATGCGCAACTGGGAATCACCTTTGTCAACAAGAATGCATCAATACCCAGGGCAGCTACACGTGCGGATGTCGAGAAGGGTACACCCAGCACGGAGACAGTTGCCACG ACATTGACGAGTGTACAGAAATACCCGGCACCTGTCCGAAACCAGGTAACTGCGTCAACACTCTCGGCAGCTTCCGATGCATATGCCCTAGGGGTTTCAAACTTGACAACACCGGCACCTTGTGTTCCGACACTAATGAATGCGCCGACGACTCAAGCTGCGAACATGGCTGCCAG AACCTCATGGGCAGCTACCGATGCGGTTGTCCTGAAGGATTTGTTCAGCACCTCTACTATAACCAGTGTattgatgaaaatgaatgCAGCGGGTCACCGTGCGGTGACAATGCCTGCATAAATACAATTGGCAGCTACCGCTGTGGATGTCCTGATGGCTATCAATTTGACAATAGTATGCAGGTTTGCGTTCAG GTAAGCGCTGGGTGCGCTGGAAGTCCATGTTCGTTCGGTTGCGTACCGAACGGTGCAAACGGATTCACTTGTAGCTGCCCAACCGGGTACCAACGAATTGGCCAG GGTCATTGCCTGTCAACGATAAATCCCCTCGCTCCAGTTGGCGGCGTAGGTGTTGGTGGTATTAGTTATGGCGAGGATATTGGCAATGTACCAACGTATCCAATCAATCCTGATCCTTACCACATACCGCCATCCGACGATAAGATAATATCAACAGAGGGATGTTTCTCATGCAAG GTGAATGGTAACGGGGGAAGACACCGAAGGGGTGCTCGAGGCAGGTCGATGGCACGGTACAATGGAACGTCGGACATGCAAGAATTGATCACCAAGATAAGAACAAGCAAATCTCTGTCGAGGAAGCGATCGCGCAAAGTGAAACGACACCATCACGGAGAGGAACACGTCCTGAAGATCAGTCTTCAACAGACGAAACATAGAATGAGAATAATCAAGCTTCAGCCAGCCGTGAAG CATAAGGACATCGAGTACACGGTGACTCGTGGTAACGACAAGAACCAGTTTGAGATCGTGAAGAGGCACGGAGTGTGGGCACTGCATTTCCGGAAGCGTATGAAATCGGCGGGTCATTTCCTAGTCGAAATACACGGTCGTCCAGCGAATGGTTCGATAGGGGAAAATGAGATATGGGAAAAGCCATTAACCTTCAGGGTACACCTGATAGTGACCAAGTAG